Below is a genomic region from Ancylomarina subtilis.
TTTGCTTCCAGACCTTCAGGAGTTGCATGACTTATTTCATCTCGGCAAACATCTCCGGTTGAAAGATGAATCAGTTTGAATTTATCCTGCAATAATTTAGACTGGGTCCCCTTACCCGAACCCGGAGGTCCAAACATAATGATGTTCAACATAGACACAAAATGCTGTAATAAAATAAACTAAAATACTTCTTCTTAAAAAAAACCTACTCCATTTTCAAGAAGAAGTCTAATTCATATAGAAATCATCTGAGAAATCGAAACCGACTACTCACAAATGAATTTAGTCAATAACTGTATAAACGTCTGGCAAATTTCTTCCTATTCCATCGTAATCTAAACCACGACCAACAATAAAATCGTTTGGAATATCAAGACCAACATAGTCAATCTTAATGTCACGTTTCAACGCGTCAGGCTTAAACAACATGGTTGCCACTAAAATTTCCTTAGCCTTATATTCTTCAATTTGAGCTAAAGTATTTTCCATTGTAATTCCAGTATCAATAATATCCTCAAGAATCACAACCGTACGATCCTTTAGATCTTCGGTAAAGCCCATCAATTTTTTCACCTTGCCTGTTGTTCCCATACCTTCGTATGAAGCTAAACGCATAAATGTGATTTCTGCATTTTCAACAGTTATGAGTTTCATCAAGTCTGATGCAAACATAAACGATCCATTAAGAATACAAATAAACATAGGATTCTTTCCAGCAAGATCCTTGTTCATCTTCTCAGCCATTTCCGCAATAGCTTTATCAATCTTTTCTGCCGGGATAGATACTCGAAACTCTCTATCAAGAAGTTTTACAGTTTTCATCTGTTTACAATTTTATTTGTCTTCCCAATTTATCGGAAAGAGTTCGCCTCTTCAAAATCCTTATCTGAAATATTTATTTTCCTTTTAAGGCGATTAGTATTTCAATTTATTGTCTAAGTAATCTGCTTTCGTTCGCTTCGAAAAAAATAACTCCTCTTAATATCCTCTTCTCTAAAATCTCATATTAATTTCGAATCCAAATAAGTAATCCTTTAAATTAGAGCAAATAAGGGATAAAAAAAAAGTTTTAAATCCATAATGTAACATCCATATATTTTTTCCAATTTTGCCTTATACAAAAGCAACCATATGTTTGTTGATCATATAGAACTAAAACAATTCTTACTTGGCGACAAAAGTACAAT
It encodes:
- the hpt gene encoding hypoxanthine phosphoribosyltransferase, yielding MKTVKLLDREFRVSIPAEKIDKAIAEMAEKMNKDLAGKNPMFICILNGSFMFASDLMKLITVENAEITFMRLASYEGMGTTGKVKKLMGFTEDLKDRTVVILEDIIDTGITMENTLAQIEEYKAKEILVATMLFKPDALKRDIKIDYVGLDIPNDFIVGRGLDYDGIGRNLPDVYTVID